A window of the Aspergillus flavus chromosome 6, complete sequence genome harbors these coding sequences:
- a CDS encoding tetratricopeptide repeat domain protein (unnamed protein product) encodes MVFPPRESSAYYNLGSHRRSVTTSSPEAQLWFNRGFLWAYSFNHDEAVRCFERATKHDPKCAMAFWGIAYAVGPNYNKAWHFFDMADRQHTVKKANEALTRAIELASNATPVERDLIKALTARFPPSDNIPSDMGPLNHAYADAMRPVYHAYSRDVDVAALFGDALMCISPRGLWDLDTGKPTGDHTVEAQKVIESAMAQGIEGRDHPAHCHLYIHLMEMSPMPERALPASDRLRRLVPDAAHMLHMPTHIDMAVGDYRRAVDSNEEAIIADDKYFNRDRGSALYVAYRVHNICAKLYAAFISGRFEESLSAAKKLEQIIDINVLTSTSPPMADWTESFLGNLAHVYVRFGRWEDILNLELPADRAVYCATTANILYARGVAFSALGRLAEAEAAQKQFEAARATVPPSRLNSIPVKEVDVLKVGSEMLSGELEYRKGNYEVAFAHLRQAIELEDALPYSDPPPWMQPVRHALGGLLLEQNRVEEAEQVFREDLGLAKDFPRRKARLNNVWGLHGLHECLVRLGKLEEALSIQVQRDIAVGSADVPITTSCYCRLSAVGKAETCCSSHI; translated from the exons ATGGTTTTTCCCCCTCG GGAATCCTCAGCGTACTATAACCTCGGCTCGCATCGGCGCTCCGTGACCACATCCTCTCCAGAAGCTCAGCTCTGGTTTAACCGCGGATTTCTCTGGGCCTATTCTTTCAACCATGATGAAGCGGTGCGCTGCTTCGAGCGGGCTACCAAACACGATCCAAAGTGCGCCATGGCGTTCTGGGGGATCGCCTATGCCGTCGGTCCGAACTATAACAAGGCGTGGCACTTCTTCGACATGGCAGACCGTCAGCACACAGTGAAAAAGGCCAACGAAGCATTAACGCGGGCCATCGAGCTGGCGAGCAACGCCACCCCCGTGGAAAGAGATTTGATCAAAGCCCTCACAGCCCGATTCCCACCGTCAGACAATATCCCGTCCGACATGGGACCGCTGAACCATGCGTATGCGGACGCGATGCGACCTGTATATCACGCCTATAGCCGTGACGTAGATGTGGCCGCATTGTTTGGTGATGCACTCATGTGTATCAGTCCTCGAGGGCTATGGGATTTGGATACCGGCAAACCCACCGGCGACCACACTGTGGAGGCTCAAAAAGTGATCGAATCAGCAATGGCACAGGGCATCGAAGGTCGGGATCACCCGGCCCATTGCCATCTCTACATTCATTTGATGGAAATGTCACCAATGCCGGAGCGAGCATTACCAGCCTCCGACCGATTACGTCGCCTGGTGCCGGATGCTGCGCACATGTTACACATGCCAACGCATATCGATATGGCGGTGGGTGACTATCGCCGCGCGGTCGACTCCAACGAGGAAGCCATCATCGCTGATGACAAGTATTTCAACCGCGACCGTGGATCAGCCCTGTACGTCGCGTATCGGGTGCATAATATATGTGCCAAGTTGTATGCGGCCTTCATCTCGGGTCGGTTTGAAGAATCGCTATCGGCTGCGAAGAAGCTCGAACAGATTATCGATATCAACGTGCTAACAAGCACCAGCCCCCCAATGGCGGACTGGACTGAGAGCTTCCTAGGCAACCTGGCCCATGTGTATGTACGCTTTGGCCGTTGGGAGGATATCTTAAACCTAGAGCTTCCCGCTGACCGCGCCGTGTACTGTGCAACAACGGCCAATATACTTTACGCGCGCGGTGTCGCCTTCAGCGCCCTCGGCCGCCTCGCAGAAGCCGAGGCTGCTCAGAAACAGTTTGAGGCGGCGCGTGCGACTGTCCCGCCTTCCCGCTTGAACAGCATCCCGGTCAAAGAGGTCGACGTTCTCAAGGTCGGCTCAGAAATGCTCAGCGGCGAGCTAGAATATCGCAAGGGTAACTACGAGGTCGCATTTGCCCACCTTCGGCAAGCGATTGAGCTGGAAGACGCGCTCCCCTACTCGGACCCGCCGCCATGGATGCAGCCCGTGCGTCATGCCTTGGGTGGTCTACTGCTAGAGCAAAACCGTGTCGAAGAGGCAGAGCAGGTATTCCGAGAGGACCTTGGGCTTGCGAAAGATTTTCCCCGTCGCAAGGCCCGGCTGAATAATGTCTGGGGCTTACATGGGCTGCATGAGTGCCTGGTGCGCTTGGGCAAGCTCGAGGAAGCTCTTAGCATTCAGGTCCAGCGCGATATTGCCGTCGGTTCCGCAGATGTTCCTATTACCACCTCATGCTACTGTCGCTTATCCGCGGTGGGAAAGGCAGAGACATGCTGTTCTTCTCATATTTGA
- a CDS encoding putative lipase produces the protein MFTLLFLLLGVICPTFAHPVPRATLNRLYRRDISPSLVTEFTRFSEFAASANCQGNHNGSSTGSSVYCDSGYCNTLHKSSTQIIDGFEEIKPGGTTGYLALDKTNKYIVLTFRGTVSAENRNADLDFQQVDVSTICDGCKVHHGFWAASEGAMNVLLPKVEETLRANPDYSIILTGHSLGGALATLGAVTLRNSGHTVDLYSFGAPSVGNKAFAEFITKSTAGKNYRITHTNDEVPKVLFRSSRRRPLDSLVPEYSQSSPEYWITSPNGVSATRSTIQVIEGVNNEAGNLGTTEVTMEPHGWYMGDMSVCAQTWKDWE, from the exons ATGTTTACTCtactatttcttcttcttggggtgATTTGCCCTACTTTCGCCCACCCAGTGCCTAGAGCTACTCTGAATCGACTGTATCGCAGAG ATATCTCTCCATCTCTTGTGACAGAGTTCACCCGCTTCTCGGAATTTGCAGCTTCGGCCAATTGCCAAGGGAACCACAACGGCTCCTCTACTGGGTCTTCAGTCTATTGTGATTCGGGGTATTGCAACACCCTCCACAAGTCAAGTACTCAGATCATTGATGGATTTGAGGA GATCAAGCCCGGTGGTACCACAGGATATCTCGCTCTGGACAAAACGAACAAATACATCGTCTTGACCTTCCGCGGGACCGTCTCTGCCGAGAACCGCAATGCTGACTTGGACTTCCAACAAGTCGACGTATCGACCATCTGCGATGGATGTAAAGTACACCATGGTTTCTGGGCAGCCTCAGAGGGAGCTATGAACGTTCTCCTGCCCAAGGTTGAGGAAACATTGAGAGCGAACCCGGACTATAGCATCATCCTGACGGGACACAGTCTTGGTGGCGCGCTTGCTACCCTTGGAGCTGTTACCTTGCGGAATTCTGGACATACTGTCGACTTG TATTCCTTCGGCGCCCCATCTGTCGGCAACAAGGCGTTCGCAGAGTTCATCACCAAGTCCACTGCCGGCAAGAACTACCGCATCACACACACCAACGACGAAGTACCGAAGGTCCTCTTTCGGTCGTCCCGGCGCCGGCCACTGGACTCTCTAGTCCCCGAATATAGTCAGTCTTCGCCGGAGTACTGGATCACGTCGCCGAATGGAGTGTCGGCGACCAGGTCCACTATTCAGGTGATCGAGGGAGTCAACAATGAAGCTGGTAACTTGGGTACCACGGAAGTCACCATGGAACCTCATGGATGGTACATGGGAGATATGAGTGTGTGTGCGCAGACCTGGAAGGACTGGGAGTAA